A region from the Melanotaenia boesemani isolate fMelBoe1 chromosome 11, fMelBoe1.pri, whole genome shotgun sequence genome encodes:
- the rhbdd3 gene encoding rhomboid domain-containing protein 3 isoform X2 produces MIEKADIKKMLRRLLSVRLRFGSDRTGFCLGSALFLILMLLVYYWGIQASLRIGPGGDFPSITDVFLYALSHDDLSSLLVSVTLLLLFGPHQEQHWGTVALLALSILTMIILPLVYTLGIFVCGDGQHFIGMLQELGEFKCLDFIPDWLYVPTLARFRLPTYTTSHSSLPQFTPVDQPNVPPVSIAFNQHSWMEPLPAWIVEESTALSKAEVLEEQMLRAGILASLEDAPEEDPDAKVEVPKSSVSSLRLQQLEKMGFPTEKAVVALAASKQLDGAISLLIEDSIGEKAVVVSKGKNPPPLQRT; encoded by the exons ATGATTGAAAAAgctgatattaaaaaaatgctgcGTCGTTTATTGTCAGTGAGACTTAGGTTTGGATCAGATCGCACTGGGTTCTGCCTGGGATcagctttatttctaatattgaTGCTGTTGGTGTATTATTGGGGTATCCAGGCAAGTCTCCGCATTGGTCCAGGAGGAGACTTTCCAAGTATCACAG ATGTGTTTCTGTATGCTCTGAGTCATGATGACCTATCTTCTCTGCTGGTCAGTGTTactctcctgctgctgtttggacCACATCAGGAGCAACACTGGGGAACAGTTGCTTTGCTGGCCCTGTCTATCCTCACAATGATCATACTGCCTTTAGTTTACACCCTGGGTATCTTTGTGTGTGGAG ATGGTCAGCACTTTATTGGGATGTTGCAGGAACTGGGGGAGTTCAAGTGTTTGGATTTCATCCCTGACTGGCTATATGTTCCAACCTTGGCCAGGTTCAGATTGCCGACCTACACAACCTCACATAG ctcACTTCCCCAGTTTACTCCTGTAGATCAGCCAAATGTGCCCCCAGTTAGCATAGCTTTCAACCAACACTCATGGATGGAACCATTACCTGCTTGGATAGTGGAAGAATCTACTGCACTGTCTAAGGCAGAGGTGCTGGAAGAGCAGATGCTAAGGGCAGGAATACTAGCCTCTTTAGAAGATGCTCCTGAGGAGGACCCAGATGCAAAAGTCGAAGTACCTAAATCATCTGTTTCCTCTCTGCG ACTCCAGCAGCTGGAGAAGATGGGCTTCCCCACAGAAAAGGCTGTGGTGGCATTAGCTGCATCAAAGCAGCTAGATGGCGCCATTTCCCTGCTTATTGAGGACAGCATTGGCGAGAAAGCGGTGGTGGTATCCAAAGGGAAGAACCCTCCACCACTGCAAAGAACTTAA
- the rhbdd3 gene encoding rhomboid domain-containing protein 3 isoform X1 — MIEKADIKKMLRRLLSVRLRFGSDRTGFCLGSALFLILMLLVYYWGIQASLRIGPGGDFPSITDVFLYALSHDDLSSLLVSVTLLLLFGPHQEQHWGTVALLALSILTMIILPLVYTLGIFVCGGEASRICGFSAIQLALFTAQCRQAKQRRLLRCLPVWFLPWLLLLIGLLLLPGTPALLHFCAICVGHNYGQHFIGMLQELGEFKCLDFIPDWLYVPTLARFRLPTYTTSHSSLPQFTPVDQPNVPPVSIAFNQHSWMEPLPAWIVEESTALSKAEVLEEQMLRAGILASLEDAPEEDPDAKVEVPKSSVSSLRLQQLEKMGFPTEKAVVALAASKQLDGAISLLIEDSIGEKAVVVSKGKNPPPLQRT; from the exons ATGATTGAAAAAgctgatattaaaaaaatgctgcGTCGTTTATTGTCAGTGAGACTTAGGTTTGGATCAGATCGCACTGGGTTCTGCCTGGGATcagctttatttctaatattgaTGCTGTTGGTGTATTATTGGGGTATCCAGGCAAGTCTCCGCATTGGTCCAGGAGGAGACTTTCCAAGTATCACAG ATGTGTTTCTGTATGCTCTGAGTCATGATGACCTATCTTCTCTGCTGGTCAGTGTTactctcctgctgctgtttggacCACATCAGGAGCAACACTGGGGAACAGTTGCTTTGCTGGCCCTGTCTATCCTCACAATGATCATACTGCCTTTAGTTTACACCCTGGGTATCTTTGTGTGTGGAGGTGAGGCTAGTCGAATTTGTGGTTTCTCTGCCATCCAACTGGCTTTGTTTACAGCACAGTGTCGACAGGCGAAACAGCGGAGGCTCCTAAGATGTTtgccagtctggttcctccccTGGCTTCTTTTGCTTATTGGCTTGCTGCTGTTACCAGGGACACCTGCCCTGCTTCACTTCTGTGCAATATGTGTTGGACACAACT ATGGTCAGCACTTTATTGGGATGTTGCAGGAACTGGGGGAGTTCAAGTGTTTGGATTTCATCCCTGACTGGCTATATGTTCCAACCTTGGCCAGGTTCAGATTGCCGACCTACACAACCTCACATAG ctcACTTCCCCAGTTTACTCCTGTAGATCAGCCAAATGTGCCCCCAGTTAGCATAGCTTTCAACCAACACTCATGGATGGAACCATTACCTGCTTGGATAGTGGAAGAATCTACTGCACTGTCTAAGGCAGAGGTGCTGGAAGAGCAGATGCTAAGGGCAGGAATACTAGCCTCTTTAGAAGATGCTCCTGAGGAGGACCCAGATGCAAAAGTCGAAGTACCTAAATCATCTGTTTCCTCTCTGCG ACTCCAGCAGCTGGAGAAGATGGGCTTCCCCACAGAAAAGGCTGTGGTGGCATTAGCTGCATCAAAGCAGCTAGATGGCGCCATTTCCCTGCTTATTGAGGACAGCATTGGCGAGAAAGCGGTGGTGGTATCCAAAGGGAAGAACCCTCCACCACTGCAAAGAACTTAA